One genomic window of Euzebya sp. includes the following:
- a CDS encoding transglycosylase family protein, which translates to MGRRGRLGIVLTALAIAALLVANGVVAAERRAGVAPRLAQAPPVRAAHPVSTEATPEPVVTPPRVPSPTDPLRDPVPVASSEPTEDETAGSFPAVSARRASVAVTVAPGDEGRVRELLASLEGVVEVAGVPVVATTLGGVPAEVAAVDVDEYRPFTPDATANHRPLWERIAAGDLAVTHEFGTVHEVPLGSEVASGIDLPTGDPLTFRVGAFATNGTPPVADAIVDEASLPALGAVPVEGERRLLVSLEDLASPTATVEALVAADVAATEIPDPRAPRSEPVIPTGGITPENVWDHLAMCESSGDWHINTGNGYYGGLQFLPESWTAVGGQGLPHEHPRTEQIYRATLLWQIQGWEAWPQCARKLGLIVDPPPQPTPRPTGAVVTESPE; encoded by the coding sequence ACTCGGCATCGTGCTGACCGCGCTCGCCATCGCCGCGCTCCTGGTCGCGAACGGCGTCGTGGCGGCCGAGCGCCGCGCCGGCGTGGCTCCGCGGCTGGCCCAGGCCCCTCCCGTGCGGGCGGCCCACCCGGTCTCGACCGAGGCGACGCCCGAGCCGGTCGTGACCCCTCCCCGGGTCCCCTCGCCCACCGACCCGCTGCGCGACCCCGTGCCGGTCGCGTCGTCGGAGCCCACCGAGGACGAGACCGCCGGCAGCTTCCCCGCGGTCAGCGCGCGACGGGCGTCCGTCGCCGTCACGGTCGCACCAGGCGACGAGGGGCGGGTGCGCGAGCTGCTCGCATCTCTCGAGGGGGTGGTCGAGGTGGCGGGGGTGCCCGTCGTGGCGACGACCCTCGGCGGGGTGCCCGCCGAGGTCGCGGCGGTCGACGTCGACGAGTACCGCCCGTTCACTCCGGACGCGACCGCGAACCACCGGCCGCTGTGGGAGCGGATCGCCGCCGGCGACCTGGCCGTCACCCACGAGTTCGGGACGGTCCACGAGGTGCCCCTCGGCTCCGAGGTCGCCTCCGGCATCGACCTGCCCACCGGTGACCCGCTGACCTTCCGGGTGGGGGCCTTCGCGACCAACGGGACCCCGCCGGTCGCCGACGCGATCGTTGACGAGGCGTCCCTCCCCGCCCTGGGCGCGGTCCCGGTGGAGGGTGAGCGGCGCCTGCTCGTGTCCCTCGAGGACCTGGCGTCGCCGACGGCCACGGTCGAGGCGCTGGTTGCGGCGGACGTCGCGGCGACCGAGATCCCCGACCCCCGCGCGCCCCGGTCGGAACCGGTGATCCCGACCGGGGGGATCACGCCGGAGAACGTGTGGGACCACCTCGCCATGTGCGAGTCGAGCGGCGACTGGCACATCAACACCGGCAACGGCTACTACGGCGGGCTGCAGTTCCTGCCGGAGTCCTGGACGGCGGTGGGCGGGCAGGGGCTCCCGCACGAGCACCCCCGGACCGAGCAGATCTACCGCGCGACGCTGCTGTGGCAGATCCAGGGGTGGGAGGCCTGGCCCCAGTGCGCCCGCAAGCTCGGGCTGATCGTCGACCCGCCCCCGCAGCCCACGCCGCGGCCGACCGGCGCGGTGGTCACCGAGTCGCCGGAGTGA
- a CDS encoding alanine/glycine:cation symporter family protein gives MGTVVVGSAAPAAAAEPGAVDRAVERVIGPIAERLSGIVFYAVPLGDVEVPLIVVYLIGAGALFTVYFGFINVRGFRHSVDVTRGVYDDPDDPGETSHFQALMTALSATVGLGNIAGVAIAITIGGPGATLWMVVAALVGMSTKFVECSLAVKYRRTAADGSVLGGPMYYLEDGLQQRGSPRWLAKGLAVFFAVAAMGGAIGAGNMFQSNQAYQQFLAVAGDDGVFAANGWAFGLILAVAVAVVIVGGIRSIARVTEKLVPLMAGLYVTAGVVIIAINVQQVPSALGEIVSGAFTGAGVAGGIVGAFIAGIQRAAFSNEAGLGSAAIAHSSARTDMSIRDGFVAQLEPIIDTVIVCTVTALVIVITGVHEGAGAEVEGVTLTSEAFAQDISWFPTVLAVAVIMFAFSTMISWSYYGVQAAEYLFGAHPLVARGFQLVFCAFVVVGAALSLDSVVPLMDSLVFMMCLGNVIGLAVLAPELRRELREYWALHRGGGMPTYAEEVETGLRPGAGVS, from the coding sequence GTGGGGACCGTGGTCGTCGGGTCGGCGGCACCGGCGGCGGCCGCCGAGCCCGGTGCGGTCGACCGGGCCGTCGAGCGCGTCATCGGGCCCATCGCCGAGCGCCTGTCGGGGATCGTGTTCTACGCGGTGCCGCTCGGGGACGTCGAGGTGCCCCTGATCGTCGTCTACCTGATCGGCGCGGGCGCGCTGTTCACGGTCTACTTCGGCTTCATCAACGTGCGGGGCTTCCGCCACAGCGTCGACGTGACCCGCGGGGTCTACGACGACCCCGACGACCCGGGCGAGACCAGCCACTTCCAGGCGCTGATGACCGCGCTGTCGGCCACGGTCGGCCTGGGCAACATCGCCGGCGTCGCGATCGCCATCACCATCGGGGGTCCCGGCGCCACGCTGTGGATGGTCGTCGCCGCGCTGGTCGGCATGTCGACGAAGTTCGTCGAGTGCTCCCTCGCCGTGAAGTACCGCCGGACCGCGGCCGACGGGTCGGTCCTGGGCGGGCCGATGTACTACCTCGAGGACGGGTTGCAGCAGCGGGGCAGCCCGCGGTGGCTCGCGAAGGGCCTCGCGGTCTTCTTCGCCGTGGCCGCGATGGGCGGTGCGATCGGCGCCGGCAACATGTTCCAGTCCAACCAGGCCTACCAGCAGTTCCTCGCCGTGGCCGGGGACGACGGCGTGTTCGCGGCGAACGGCTGGGCCTTCGGGCTCATCCTCGCCGTCGCGGTCGCCGTCGTGATCGTCGGCGGCATCCGCAGCATCGCCCGGGTGACCGAGAAGCTCGTGCCGCTGATGGCGGGCCTGTACGTCACGGCCGGCGTGGTCATCATCGCGATCAACGTCCAGCAGGTGCCGTCCGCCCTCGGGGAGATCGTGTCCGGCGCGTTCACCGGCGCCGGCGTCGCCGGGGGGATCGTGGGCGCCTTCATCGCGGGGATCCAGCGGGCGGCGTTCTCGAACGAGGCGGGGCTCGGGTCCGCCGCGATCGCGCACTCCTCCGCCCGCACGGACATGTCGATCCGGGACGGGTTCGTCGCGCAGCTCGAGCCGATCATCGACACGGTGATCGTCTGCACCGTCACCGCGCTGGTGATCGTCATCACGGGTGTCCACGAGGGCGCCGGCGCCGAGGTGGAGGGGGTGACGCTGACGTCAGAGGCCTTCGCCCAGGACATCTCCTGGTTCCCGACCGTCCTCGCCGTCGCCGTGATCATGTTCGCGTTCTCGACGATGATCTCGTGGTCGTACTACGGCGTGCAGGCCGCCGAGTACCTGTTCGGCGCCCACCCGCTGGTCGCCCGTGGGTTCCAGCTGGTCTTCTGCGCCTTCGTCGTCGTCGGCGCGGCCCTGTCCCTCGACAGCGTCGTCCCGCTGATGGACTCCCTCGTCTTCATGATGTGCCTGGGCAACGTCATCGGCCTGGCGGTCCTGGCGCCCGAGTTGCGCCGCGAGCTCCGCGAGTACTGGGCGCTCCACCGGGGCGGCGGGATGCCCACCTACGCCGAGGAGGTCGAGACCGGGCTGCGGCCCGGCGCTGGCGTCAGCTGA